From the Parus major isolate Abel chromosome 1A, Parus_major1.1, whole genome shotgun sequence genome, the window GCGGCCATCAGGATATTCATGCTTGTAAAAACAGTTCCCTCCAAATGGACAGCTCCCACGGCCTTCATCAAAATACCTGCATGGCTTGttgctggaaaggaaaataccGCAACCCTTACTGACAGCACACCTCAATCAGACTTCAGAATTGCATTTACCTGCAGTCCAGGTACCTGCAGGTACCCGGAGCAGAAAGCATTTTGTGAGTAAAAGACCTACATGCAGGAATGATTCATTACACGTGTAGACTGATGCATACAGAGAGACACCAAGGCTGTGCAGTGCACGAGCTTGGGCTGCCTTACAGCTACACCACCAGTGTTTTGTGTAGAGAAGGGAAAGGCTGAGGTGAAAGAACACAGGAATAGCTTTGGGACTGTGTGCATGCATCTGTGGGCAGATGGGCAAAGACGCATTTCACACGTGGTAGTGGAAAGGAGGTGCGAAAAGGGGCTTTGCATCAACACCCTTCTTCTCCCTATGTGCTTTTATCTCTGCAGTCTCAATTTGATAAAAGGCTGCATTGCTCATACCTCATTGCCTCCTTGTATTTCTGAATGagtttctgcttctcttccttctcctccacccAGTACTCACTTGGAATGACAAAGTTAGATGTGATCCGGCATTCTGGGCAGGACCTGGGAAATGAACAGACTGTGCTGCAAAATTCCACGTTACAGGGTGCTCTCTCTCCTATATAACAAGTCATGGCATACATCCATCTTTAAAGAGGTACTGTACTCATATACTTGCTGTACAACCTTTTCAATCTAGATTCTCTTATACATGAAATTAACCTAAACTCTCTTCTTCAAGAACTCAATGGCAATGGCAGCTGGTCAGCTTGTCTcagaaaagcttgaaaaaacACTTCACACAGACTCCTTTTTCTttagaattaaataaatttattttggtatttttcctaTATTTATTTGATTGGAACTTTGTAGGTTCTAGAACAGCCTtaaatggagaaatattttgcCAACTGGGTAATGCTCTAAGGCAGTAATGAATTAAGCAGCATACATTCTGAACTGGCTAATCTGTTTCCAGATTCCTGCCCGGGTGTCCAAGACACAAACAGTAACCACTGGACAACATGCTACCAAATAAACAACAGGTATTTACTACCACTGAGTTTTGCAAATTTAACCCGTATTAACCAAATCAGAGTGTAAATGTTATCCCTAACAATTATTTCACTCCTAAACTACAAGTTAGTATGCACTAAATGCAGTCTCTGTGCAGTCTGCATCTGGAAGTCTGTTGCAAGTTGTCACAAGTTACCAAGTTCTTCCACAGTAACAAAGCACAATCGAAATGGGAAAGTGCCTCACTTTATAATCTTGCTCTCAAATTGTTTAGCACTCCTCCACTTGCGGATGCACTTGAGACAGTAAGTGTGGCTGCAGTTGGAGAGGATCCCAAAGCGGCGCTCGCTAGGATTAGCTTTCTCATACACCACCTCCATGCAGATCCCGCACACCATGTCTTTGCTGCGCTGGACGGCAAAGGAAAGCTCCATGTCTTTCTCGTGAGCTTCAATGCAAGACTGAAAAGgagacacaaagaaaacaacagagaCGACCAGTCACCTGATGAGGTCTAAGCAGGTTTTTAAACTCGGTATGCTGTTTTGCATAATGCATAAAGAGTGAttaggctgaaaaaaaatcttgatcctcaaaaaaataaaatgttcaagTACTGGGGAACAATCAATTCAGAGCTCAAATTCATTCCTTCAGACACTGCTTCTAAACATGAAAAGGCAATCTCAAAGACCATCCCAGTCTGACTAGGCAAAGAACAAAGCCTCAGTATCTTTAAGCAGACTGCTCTCCCAAAACAGATAAGGGAATCCAGCTGCTTTTGAGTATGGCCCTGGCAGGAAACAGTCCAGTTTACAACCGGAATTTCATTCACTGCCTGACCTGCACGCACCTTCAAATGAAAGGGAATTAGTAACAAGTGATTGAGGGGAGCTAAGAAGCAATAACTCAGAGCTGTTAAACACCAGACAGTTGTTTGCTTACCTTTATGTGCTGAGATCTCTGTGCAGCATCAATGGGATGCAAGACCTGCAGGCCACACATATCACACACGTCCCCATGGATATACACGCAGTTTTCTCCATAACGACATTCTCCTAATGCAGCATAGGGGCACAGCTCCTTCTTCATCTCCACATCTGCCTGCTGCTTCTCGTATTCTTCTTCAATCACCATTTCCTGCAAGGGTGcttcagcacagaaaggagcagctgggaacagaATTAAGAACAGTAAGCAGCACATTCAGATTTTGAGCACCCTTGTAAGGAGTAGAACACTCAGGGTTACCcaaacagaataataaaaacaaccTAGGTTCATTTCAGTCCAAGTTCACACACCCTCAACCTGAACTAAAAATCATCTTCCCCACTCAATTAATTTCAAGACCAATTTCTTCATCCTTCAACCCAGACAAGATGAAAACTATCAAAGTCTCTGTGCTCAGGGAAGATCCATTTACAAGCTAAGCCCACCTAGAAAAATTTCCCTAGTCCTCAGCAGCTTACATACACTGTTATACAGACTCTGGTTCAGCAATCATTTAATAAGGCTACAAATCTCTCACTGCTTTTAGAATCAATTTCACTTGAGCTAAAATTTTCACATCAGCTgaaattaaaaggttttttcccagaaattacACAGCTAAAGCAATGAAAGTGTATCCAGCATAACAAAATGCTAGTGTGGCAATACCGCATCAGCAATTCTTTACATGCAGGCTAATTAGCTCACTGCTCTTTAGCCTGAACAAACTTTCATTTCTGGATTCCCATGCATCTCTTGGATTGAGAGAAAAGTGGTGTCCACATCTCCCAAACTAACTTCATTCTACATATTTGCCAAAAAGCCTGTCCTAAACAGACATCTGGTCAATTAGCCAGCCACATGAACCTAAGACACTGAAATTTAGGCTATTTTcactacattttaaaagctaGCCATAAATTTTGCGGAATCCTAAGTAAATTCCCTTACCCAATTCTAAATTGATCTgaaatctgtattatttttcttccccttttagACAACTACTGCTGAACACTTCTCCCTGTACCTCAAACACACACTTGCCTACATCACCACAAGTCAGCCTTTTGAGATTGTTACATAAGTAGGATGATGACTGAATTAGAAGACAAAAGCAGTCAGTGAGAAACTGAAGATGTGATAAACATAAAGCATTACTATATTCAGAGTAAACACCAGGAAGAACAGCAGCTAGAGTTTATTTACACAACCAGAAGCTGTTAGGAGAGTAACAAGTCATCAATGCGATAAGAAAGTAACTTTCAGAAGCTATTCAAGCACTAGATTTGGAGAAGCAAGCAGAAACTATCAAAGACATAACTGGATCAGTGAAGGACAGACTCCTCAAAATTAATCAGAGGCTGCACACTCACGCAATTTTCATCCCCATGGAGCAAAGACATAACAATAGGCATGTATCAGTCTGTTAGTTTTaggacaaagaaaaagaaaatgcaggtCTCTGTGACTTAAGTTTTGAGGAATAAGCAAATATTGAAGATCAGTGTAAAAAAGTATTAGGTCTCAAGGTCTGCTTCTTGAACCATCTCTGACTGTAGTGGTCACTCACAGCAATCCTGGAGCAGTCTGTTTGTTAGAAACATACTTTTCAAAGCAAGTGAGTAACTGAGTAACAAGTCACCTTGTTAACCTGCTCATTTTCAGTCAGAGATTCCCAAACAAAGAATGTTCATTAGCTCTTCTTCCCCATGAGTTTTAGTGAACCAGCACCAAGAAAAGTGACAAGAAAACATGCATTAGGCTCTACATTCTCTCCTGGGTAGCTcagcaaaacatgaaaatatgtaCTTACTTACTGAAATCCCACTTGCCCTCCCATTTGAAATCTATGGTCTCCACTTCCACAGGAAGTAACAAAAATCACAACTACCATTCAGTTTCTAGTCCCTCAACAGTTGCATTTGCCAGTGTTTTCTCCGGTTAATGCTGtcacagatttttttacctAGTTGAGGGCCATGAAGATGGTTAGAGGGATGGAACACCTCCcctatgaggaaaggctcagagagttggggttgttcgGCCTGGAGAAGTGAAGGCTCCGGGGTGACCTTACTGCAgccttccaggacctgaagggGGCctaaaagaaagatgaagagggactttttacaaagGCATGCAGTAATAagacaaggggtaatggtttCAACCTGAAAGAGGGTGGGTTTAGAATTCAGAAGAAACTCTTTACTGTGAGGTGTGCACAGCATGCATATCTTCTGCAGCTACTGCACTGTAGCAGCTACAGTTTTACTTCCTCTTTGAAACCACAATTAGAAAAATTCAGAGGACTTCACTGCCTCAAGTTACAAATTCAACATCCCTCAAAGTAACATTTGTTCTCTATGattctgtttgctgttttcccAATCTCTGCTCACCAGTAGGTGGACTCAAGCCCCACCTTCTCATTACCCATTTCCCAGTCAACAGGGTTAAATTCATACTAGTGGAGAAAGCGATTTGTTACCTTTGATCCACACACCTCCTGCCTGCACTTCAGGATGCACTTTGTAGCATTAAACacattaatatttcagtaaCAAGAAACAGACACCCAATTTAGTGTTTCTTGTCTTTCTGCCTGTCTACTCTTCCTCAATTACTACAGAAGTCAAGTAGTAATAGCTGCAGAACAAGTATGGAAATGTGGCACATCTGTACAACTAACAAGTGAATAACTGAAGAATCATCACTATTTTCTAAGCTAGGTCCTGAAGTCATCTTCAAGATACCAGGTTTAGTCCCAAATCAGAGAATCGTGGTAAAAGGTGAGCATTACAGTCCCAGCTATGCATGGTTAAACTGCCAAACTTGaatctttataatttttaaaattttaaacacaCAGGCATCTAGGTGACCTTGAGAAACAGGGTTTCATTTTGAAGCTTCCAAGTATCTGTACCTTTCTCCAGGGATTTGACAAGAATAATCTGCTTTAAGGCATGCACTACAGAACACACtgcacacatttttatttctgtagcaaAAGACAGTTGcttcagaaaattaaagttttttaaagtCACCATGGGAATTAGCATTATGTAGCACTATTCAGAACAGCAACAGATGACTGTGTTTGTACATTAAAATACATCAAGTTTCAAAGGCTATAAAACAGATTTGCAACAAGATTCACAGAAGAGACCACTATTCAACTTAATCTGACACAAGTTTGCCTGAAAAGGAAGCCTAAcccctagaaaaaaaaattgctttagtAAAACTAAGTTAACTGTGTAATGACTTAAGACTTCAGGAAGAAGTATCAGCTCTTATTTAAGGACTGTGTGTATTTAAAAGATCTCTGGCTGCTCAAACTAGCAATTAATTGATTCCAGTGGAGGGCCAGCCAGTCATTATTGGGGCTGACGCCCAAGAAGAGAGACTGGCTCTTCTCAGATGTGCAAATGACAAGAGACATAAGGCAAGCTGAGGTAGGGAAAAATCCAATTACATACTAGCAAAGAGGCTTTCTTTGTGAAAGGAGTCAAACACCACAAAGGATATCCAGAGGTTATGGGCCTCTGAACATCTCTGAGGATAGAGATTAAACTAAACAAAGCCCCTGGCAACCTTTAAGCAGGAAATTAACAAGATGAAATCCAGAGGCTCCTTCCTATCTAAATATTATATtctgattaaaatattaataaatccTTTGTCTCAAGTATTTTTATGACAGTAAGGTGGCACATTAACAGGTAGTAGTCAAGTTTTCACTCCTTTGGAATATACTCAAGTCACAGATCTATTATGCATAATAGATCATAATTCCATAATCAAACTTCTCAACAACACTGGCAAACTGTGCCACTTGACTATTCCTCTTCACCCTCCTCAAACTGGATGGCAGGAGGCTCCAAGCAGCACCCTGTAATACTGAGAAGTCATTCTCTTTCCAAATCTCAGAATCTCAGCAATGCCGTGGAGATGAAGTAGTATAATCTGAGCACTCTATGACTTCTTCAAACTCTTCCGGATTCAAGGTGTCCATTTTGaattcaaacatttatttaagtACTCACAGCCTCCTCATGCCTTAGAGAGacaaatattagaaattatGTTAAAGTGAACACTGTCAGCATAGTTTTCACTTAAATTTGAAGACTGTTGTATTTTGGCAGGAAAAATGGGTAAGTATGAGACTCAAATAGTCTGGTCCCATATGATGAGCTTCTTCAGTCTCATTCTCATTGTCATCTGTCCCAGTATTAGAAAGCTGAGTTCCAGAAAGCTAActagaataaataattttcagcctCTGGTCATAAGATTCACAAAACTAAGCATCAGGCTTCAATTCCTTCTATAGGAATCTGAACCTCCACTGAGAAACCTCTGAAAGACTgcaaaaccaccccaaaccaaATCAACCAACTCAAAACACAAAGGCAGCACATTATCTCTCCAGAGTAgcaatattaattttatcaCCATTAATTTCCTCACACATCCTATATACAAACTAAACTTCAAGGGAGATTCTCAAATCATTCAGAAATGTAGCAAGAAAAAGCCAGTCATGCAGAGACTGACTTGAAATACACCTGGTTTCCGAATAAAAGTCAGTCCAATTACTCACTTTGGAAATCCCAATCTCACCTGAACTGatcaataaatataaatagctgtactcaaaagctttaaaataaatgcactaCATAGAAACTGTTGAGCCATTGGAATTCCACTGATGGAAATTCACTGTTATCCCATGATCAGCTTACCACGTCCACAGTATGGCTGCCCAGGGACAAACTCCACAGCATTCACCCAGTCTTCAGCTCctactcctgctgctgccagatcTGTATTTTCATCTTCTATCTCAGCAATAAATTCTTCAACTGTTTCGGGAAGTGATGCAAACTCTGAGGACACTGATGGATAGATTTCTGCCTCTGGATTCACATCAGTCACTTCTTCCTGTATTAGTGGCTTGGTATGTTCATACCTAAAAAGTTAAAACACATCTTGTCAACTTTCCACAAAAAAATACCTCCGGACAGCAGCCCCATGTATTGAAAATAAACTAATGAAGATGTGAACATGGTATCTGGAAGGAGGACCCAGAAATGGCTAGGAAGAAAAAGTTACTGACCGTTTACAGAGAAATGCTTCCACTTTTGCAATCTGTCAGCATTGCTCAAGAAAACTCAAAATACTCTGtgactttggagaaaaaagagcACAATTCTTACTTAACTTACACAGAACAATCTTGAAATATGTCCCAAACCAGTCAGTTACCtattatacattatattattacatatatatatcatataatatttaattatatattatgtcATGTTGCTGAATGAGATAAATGAGTTAATTCAGCTTTATAAAGAGAAGACTAAGGACAGACACTGCTGTCTCAAACCACTCCACAGGAAGCTACAGGAAAGATCAGACAGAGTCTTCTTAAGAGGTACAGTGATATGATGACAGTCAGTAGGCACCAATCCAAAATGGGAAGTTACACTTATgagtattaggaaaaaaaattgctgtaagAGTAGTTAAACACTGGAATAGGTGCGCAATCTTCACGCTTGCAGATACTCAAAACTTGACTGGACATGCCTTGGGCAACCTGGCCTCAGCTGGCACAGATTCAGAGATCCCCACCAACATAAATGATTCTTTTCCTGTGTCTAAGCATCTTGCCTCATGCAGATTTTACACTGAATTTGAGTACTTCTAATGCCTCTTTCAGCTCATTGTGGAAAATGATAGTCAGTACACTTTGAGCCTTACCACCCACAATAAACAGGACGGCACCATTTCCCTCAAAAATCTGTTCCAGCAACTAGGAGACtacatgggaaaaataaatgacaaatatACTGTTGTAGTCTTAAGATATTTACTGACTAATTTCAAGGACAACAGGAGGGAATTTTTTGAGATCATACAGAAGTTTGAAGTGACTGTGATTCAATTAGCTTGTGTCAGATTAAGAACAACGAAGTGTCAGTTCCTGCATATTGAAGAGGTGCTTCTAACCAAATATCAGCTTAGAGATTCTAATCCTGTGAAGCACCAATTTAAAACTGAAGCCTTCAGATCTCTACATCTGTGGCCTCCAAAGCGTGTGCACCATGCAAGGTGCCCAAGGCAACCCAATGGgagatgcagaaagaaaataccaagacttactgggttttttttcccctttaaaaatacaataaattacTATTTAGATACATGTTGATGGCAGTGTCCTCACAGTCCATACTTCAGAGGGCCCATGTGTGGTACATGTGAGGTGCCCTGAAGGAGGAGTTGGGTTGTGGGTTGACAGTGGCACCCCTCTTGTCTGCTCACTTTCAGGATATC encodes:
- the MKRN1 gene encoding E3 ubiquitin-protein ligase makorin-1 isoform X1 — translated: MHGVCKEGDNCRYSHDLSTSQSTMVCRYYQRGCCAYGDHCRYEHTKPLIQEEVTDVNPEAEIYPSVSSEFASLPETVEEFIAEIEDENTDLAAAGVGAEDWVNAVEFVPGQPYCGRGPLQVLEGCSKVTPEPSLLQAEQPQLSEPFLIGEVFHPSNHLHGPQLAAPFCAEAPLQEMVIEEEYEKQQADVEMKKELCPYAALGECRYGENCVYIHGDVCDMCGLQVLHPIDAAQRSQHIKSCIEAHEKDMELSFAVQRSKDMVCGICMEVVYEKANPSERRFGILSNCSHTYCLKCIRKWRSAKQFESKIIKSCPECRITSNFVIPSEYWVEEKEEKQKLIQKYKEAMSNKPCRYFDEGRGSCPFGGNCFYKHEYPDGRQEEPQRPKVGTSSRYRAQRRNRFWEFIEERENGDPFETDEDEVVTFELGEMLLMLLAAGGDDELTDSEDEWDLFHDELEDYYDLDL
- the MKRN1 gene encoding E3 ubiquitin-protein ligase makorin-1 isoform X5; amino-acid sequence: MHGVCKEGDNCRYSHDLSTSQSTMVCRYYQRGCCAYGDHCRYEHTKPLIQEEVTDVNPEAEIYPSVSSEFASLPETVEEFIAEIEDENTDLAAAGVGAEDWVNAVEFVPGQPYCGRAAPFCAEAPLQEMVIEEEYEKQQADVEMKKELCPYAALGECRYGENCVYIHGDVCDMCGLQVLHPIDAAQRSQHIKSCIEAHEKDMELSFAVQRSKDMVCGICMEVVYEKANPSERRFGILSNCSHTYCLKCIRKWRSAKQFESKIIKSCPECRITSNFVIPSEYWVEEKEEKQKLIQKYKEAMSNKPCRYFDEGRGSCPFGGNCFYKHEYPDGRQEEPQRPKAQRRNRFWEFIEERENGDPFETDEDEVVTFELGEMLLMLLAAGGDDELTDSEDEWDLFHDELEDYYDLDL
- the MKRN1 gene encoding E3 ubiquitin-protein ligase makorin-1 isoform X2, translating into MHGVCKEGDNCRYSHDLSTSQSTMVCRYYQRGCCAYGDHCRYEHTKPLIQEEVTDVNPEAEIYPSVSSEFASLPETVEEFIAEIEDENTDLAAAGVGAEDWVNAVEFVPGQPYCGRGPLQVLEGCSKVTPEPSLLQAEQPQLSEPFLIGEVFHPSNHLHGPQLAAPFCAEAPLQEMVIEEEYEKQQADVEMKKELCPYAALGECRYGENCVYIHGDVCDMCGLQVLHPIDAAQRSQHIKSCIEAHEKDMELSFAVQRSKDMVCGICMEVVYEKANPSERRFGILSNCSHTYCLKCIRKWRSAKQFESKIIKSCPECRITSNFVIPSEYWVEEKEEKQKLIQKYKEAMSNKPCRYFDEGRGSCPFGGNCFYKHEYPDGRQEEPQRPKAQRRNRFWEFIEERENGDPFETDEDEVVTFELGEMLLMLLAAGGDDELTDSEDEWDLFHDELEDYYDLDL
- the MKRN1 gene encoding E3 ubiquitin-protein ligase makorin-1 isoform X4, encoding MHGVCKEGDNCRYSHDLSTSQSTMVCRYYQRGCCAYGDHCRYEHTKPLIQEEVTDVNPEAEIYPSVSSEFASLPETVEEFIAEIEDENTDLAAAGVGAEDWVNAVEFVPGQPYCGRAAPFCAEAPLQEMVIEEEYEKQQADVEMKKELCPYAALGECRYGENCVYIHGDVCDMCGLQVLHPIDAAQRSQHIKSCIEAHEKDMELSFAVQRSKDMVCGICMEVVYEKANPSERRFGILSNCSHTYCLKCIRKWRSAKQFESKIIKSCPECRITSNFVIPSEYWVEEKEEKQKLIQKYKEAMSNKPCRYFDEGRGSCPFGGNCFYKHEYPDGRQEEPQRPKVGTSSRYRAQRRNRFWEFIEERENGDPFETDEDEVVTFELGEMLLMLLAAGGDDELTDSEDEWDLFHDELEDYYDLDL
- the MKRN1 gene encoding E3 ubiquitin-protein ligase makorin-1 isoform X3, with amino-acid sequence MHGVCKEGDNCRYSHDLSTSQSTMVCRYYQRGCCAYGDHCRYEHTKPLIQEEVTDVNPEAEIYPSVSSEFASLPETVEEFIAEIEDENTDLAAAGVGAEDWVNAVEFVPGQPYCGRGPLQVLEGCSKVTPEPSLLQAEQPQLSEPFLIGEVFHPSNHLHGPQLAAPFCAEAPLQEMVIEEEYEKQQADVEMKKELCPYAALGECRYGENCVYIHGDVCDMCGLQVLHPIDAAQRSQHIKSCIEAHEKDMELSFAVQRSKDMVCGICMEVVYEKANPSERRFGILSNCSHTYCLKCIRKWRSAKQFESKIINNKPCRYFDEGRGSCPFGGNCFYKHEYPDGRQEEPQRPKVGTSSRYRAQRRNRFWEFIEERENGDPFETDEDEVVTFELGEMLLMLLAAGGDDELTDSEDEWDLFHDELEDYYDLDL